A portion of the Pedobacter cryoconitis genome contains these proteins:
- a CDS encoding thioesterase II family protein: MKKTQLFMLHFAGGNRYSFEFIKPLLGVFEVEVLELPGRGGRMNEKLIKDFETASYDIFSQLSGKLESPDFLIYGHSMGAYLTLKVASMLENKGTPPLAIIVSGNIGPTTKRNTNVMRHTMEKDQFITELEKLGGVPDEIISNPEFFNYFEPILRADFEIAENNELEFHLPINLPIFAIMGSQEDRVAEINNWGRFTTSEFDSAVLEGNHFFIHHHAKKIASIIKTCYGNAKNNFMFHENRSLPES; the protein is encoded by the coding sequence ATGAAAAAAACACAATTGTTCATGTTACACTTCGCTGGTGGGAATCGTTATTCCTTTGAATTTATAAAACCATTATTAGGTGTTTTTGAAGTAGAAGTACTAGAGTTGCCAGGCAGAGGAGGACGAATGAATGAAAAATTAATTAAAGATTTTGAAACTGCTTCTTACGATATTTTTTCTCAATTGTCGGGAAAACTGGAATCACCAGATTTTCTTATCTACGGACACAGTATGGGGGCCTATTTAACCTTAAAAGTAGCAAGTATGCTCGAAAATAAAGGTACGCCACCGTTGGCAATTATTGTTAGTGGCAATATAGGGCCAACAACTAAACGTAATACTAATGTAATGCGACATACGATGGAAAAAGATCAGTTTATTACTGAACTTGAAAAACTTGGGGGTGTCCCTGATGAAATTATTAGTAATCCTGAATTCTTTAATTATTTCGAACCTATACTGAGGGCAGATTTTGAAATTGCAGAAAATAATGAGCTTGAATTTCATCTGCCAATTAACCTTCCAATTTTTGCAATAATGGGGAGCCAGGAAGATAGAGTAGCTGAAATTAATAATTGGGGTCGTTTTACAACCTCGGAATTTGATTCAGCAGTGCTTGAAGGTAACCATTTCTTTATTCACCATCATGCAAAAAAAATCGCATCAATTATTAAGACTTGCTACGGCAATGCAAAAAATAATTTCATGTTTCATGAAAACAGATCCCTACCTGAATCATAA